DNA sequence from the Cucumis melo cultivar AY chromosome 6, USDA_Cmelo_AY_1.0, whole genome shotgun sequence genome:
TCTAAATCGGGATCAAGCAGAGGAGCCCAGAGATCGAGTGGTTCTAGTCATCCTATATCTTCTACAGGAGGTTCTCATATTGCTCGATCAGATAGGGTTGTATCAGAATCTAGCAAGAGTAGTGTATGTTATAACTGTGGTCAGCCAGGACATTATCGTAGAGATTGTCCACATCTGATACCAGGGGGTAATACTATCTTAAAAACTACTTCTCAAACAGTAAGCCAGCAGCCAAGAATCACGAGAACTAGTGGTGAAGGCTCTAGTGGGGGAAAACAGAAAGGACCAGTGGGTTGCTCTCGCCAGGAAGGGAAGGTTTTTGCAATGACACAACAAGAGGCAGCAGATGCACCAAACGTTGTGACTGGTACGTTATCTATATTTAATAAATCTGCACATGTCCTAATGGATCCTGGTGCAACACATTCTTTTGTCTCTATTATGTTTACAGTTGGGATTGATAAAGAGTTAGAAAGTCTAACTGAGGAACTGTTGATAAGTACACCTGTAGGTGATAGTTTTATAGTCAATAGTGTGTACCAGAAATGTAGTATTCTTATTGATGGTGAAACTTTAGAAGTGGATTTGATTCCGTTAAACATTCAGGAGTTTGATGTTATCTTGGGAATGGATTTTCTATCTAATCACTATGCCTCCCTAAATTGTCATCAGAAAGAGATTGTTTTTAAACGTCCAGGGATGAGTGAAATCCTTTTCCGCGGTGATAGAAAAATACTTCTCACCTGTGTGATCTCTGCCTTAAAGGCCAATAAATTGTTGACGAAGGGTTGTACGGTTTACCTAGTAAATGTGATAGATACACACGTTAGTAAGCTGAAGCTTGAGGATATACTAGTGGTAAGAGAATTCCCAGATGTATTTCCTGAAGAGTTATCAGGACTACCgcctgatagagagattgaatTCTCAATTGATTTAGTGCCTGGAACTACACCCATTTCACAAGCTCCCTATAGAATGGCACCGATGGAACTGAGAGAGCTAAAATCGCAGTTGCAGGAATTAGTGGATAAGGGATTTATCCGACCTAGTGTATCTTCGTGGGGTGCACCGGTgttgtttgttaaaaagaagGATGGTACATTAAAGttatgtattgactaccgaCAGTTAAATAAGGTAACAATACGTAACAAATATTCTTTGCCCCGAATAGATGATTTGTTTGATCAACTTCGTGGTGCCTCTgtattctctaagattgacttgaGATCAGGTTATCATCAGTTGAAAGTTAAAGAGTCAGACATCTCAAAAACAGCCTTTCGAACGAGATATGGGCATTATGAATTCTTAGTAATGCCCTTTGGGTTAACTAATGCCCCTACAGccttcatggacttgatgaatcGTTTGTTTCATTCATACCTAGATCAGAGAGAGCATTTGGACATCAAAATGGATCACTCGAACACACAACAAAAAAGCccacataaaaataaaaataaaaaagaaattgcaaTCTACGAAAGgttaaaagggaaaaagaaacaattaacCAAAACCGAAATTAGCAAGAGAACCTTCGCGCAAGGATGGTGCTAGGGCAGAGGAGTGTCCCTTCGTCACAGACATTGGTATTCCAGAATCATACTCAATCGCAGAGAAAGATGATCCTAAAATCACCGTCCCATCACCGGCGAAGAACTCATCCCATCAAAACCACTACCCAAATCCCCATTTCCAATACAATAGAGTAGTTGGAGAGCAGCAATTTGGATCAAATCAAAAACCCACCATCCAATTTCCTCtgaaaaaacacaaaaacaaaaaggcgaaaaacagagaaagaaaacaaaaagtttATGTATATAGGATCGATGGAGGATTGTGTTAGTGGgtttttttagagagagaaaagggtgttgtcttcttctctccatacaaaaaaaaaattaaaaagagagagaaaagagtaaCGAAACCAACCAAAACATCTGTCCCTCCATTGTTGCTGACGATTTTTGGAGAGGAAAACCAGTGAGGGAGAGCTTGAATCAGCAAGAGGGAGAGGTTTAGAGGGAGAAGAGGAAGGAGCACGAAATTTGGGATGCTGCAGTGTTGTTGTAGTGCCCTagtggaggaagaagaagaggaagtaGATGGTGATGTCGACAAGAGAATAAAAGGGGCGCTTTTATGAAAAAGAAACTCCAAGtgcctctcttttctttttcttttcttatataatttaaaataaatacttataatttgattatttatatttaatgacaTTTAAAAAGTGTCATAGATTCATGACACTTAAAAACTTTCATGAATTATTCAAATCCGAAAAATTTCATCTTTTCCCACCAAAAACGTGTTTTTTGACATTTGATAACAATTATTTCTTCCCtcctttcaatttgggatgGAACCAACTGTCATAATAGGTGGTTTTTCTAGTAGTCTTCATGTGGTAAAGTCGTGTACACGACTTTACCTCTTTAAAACCCTAAAATCCGACGCTTCTGCCTTTCATTCCAACTTCGAAAACTTTATTCTGCTTATTCGTTCTCCCTTTCTCTTTTTTGATATTCTGCTTTCTATTCTTCACCAAATCTATCTACTCTTCCATCCTACACCTAAAAACAATCACCCTTTCCATTTTTGATACCAAAAATCAACCACCAATTCCAGTTTTCACCAAAAATCACCAAAAGTGTTCCTCCCCTCCATTTTTCCTTCCAATTTTTTCATCACAAAGTATGTTTATAAAACTAAATCGTAGTCCGAGTATACAATTTTGTtgtaaaaataatttaatttatgtttgttatttgatcttattattttgttgttaaaataatttaatttatgttgTAGTTGGCGTTCCCCAAatcctccattttttctttaaattttttcatCTCAAGTATGTTTATTTAACTAGAAAGTAAAAATTGGTACCTAACTACTATTattatatgtatgtgtgtatattattatttttatttttttgcatACTTCTATGTTTTGTGTCAATTTTATGTtctagggatagttgcaaatgtagtaattatattcaaaatgattaagtatatagcaacattttaaaaaaattgcaaatataacaaaatctgtcaaaatctatcaatgataggagtttatcactgatagaccatgtagtaaatgttggtctatcactgataaactataagagtctatcaacgacagaagcctatcactgatagattttgctatatttgcaattttttttaaaatattgctacatacttaataattattctaaaaattgttatctattataattaccctatgTTCTAAGTTTGCCACAGCCCCTAGAAGTTGGTGTTGGTGCAATGAATAATATCAAGTAtccatttaaacaaaaagaataataattaaaaaaaaacccttcatttgaatatttccacgtatataacagttgaaattatatttttctaagTATACAAGAATTAAAGATCAAAATGGatagttttaagaaaaaaaaaataaaatagagacCAAATGAAAAATGTCATACCAAAACgataaatttaaaatcaaagCTTTAAAATTTTCATGCTGGTATTAATGTCAAATGGATATTACCTAATTCCAATTTTATCTACAAAAAGATAAAAGCCtttaaaactaattaaactaaaaacaaaatttctcatttatccttaatCTTTTAAATTTACCCATTATGGTAGCCTATCAGTGCAAAATTAGGGTTTGTAACTGGAGCTTGTAAAGATGTGTTAGGTAGCTTGTAAAGTATGTTTGAAGGGATAGGTACGTAGGTTCAACAGATTAAAATTGTTTGTGGTTAGTTTAtggtggctatcctgcagttatggtagcctatgTAGTTTAAACTTAGCTTTAGTGAAAAGTTTGGGAGATTAGGCATAACttattcaggggagtaagtttagggtTTGAGAGGGAGAATATACGACGACTAATCAAACCGATTTATTTTTTAGGTCTTTgacgatggacaagggttggataAAACTTAGGAATAAATGCTCCTTtaagtatagagagggagtggtCCAATTTTTAGAGGTTGCAAAGTTTCAAATCGATGATTATggacgaataaggtgtccatgcaagagatgtatgaactcaaattggaactcattagagggtgtggagcGACATCTACtaactattggaatatccccctccTACACAAaatgagtgtatcatggagagccagTTAACTTGCATAGAGGTATAAAAagttttgatgaaggaactagtagtaacccttttaATGAACTAGTAGTAGCCATTTtcttgaagaagatgaaatgttTAGTATACTGAATGATTTAAAAGCTCCGATTGAATaagaagaggaaacagaggaaGGTTTGAAGAATGAAATGTCATTTAATATTCGGGTAGATATAGAACAAGAGACAATAAGCATATTTCATGACTTATGGAATAAAGCAAGTAGAGAGCTATACCCCGGTTATTCAGAATTTTCCTCcctgaattttttggttaagttgatgcctGTCAAGGTTCtcaatggttggagtaacaagtccttcgacatgttgttagaactgtTAAAAGCAGTGTTTCAATATGTAGTACTACtttccctagttcattttacaAAGCAAAACAAAAACTGCGGGACaggggcttgggatacgagactattcacacGTGTAAATACGACTATGTATTGTACTGGAAGAAGTTTGCCGATTTGCAACATTGACCTACTTATTGTGAGTCTCAGTACAAGGTTAGTCCTAATAGAGGGAAAAATTTTCGAATAAGGTATTACGCCACTTTCCGTTGGTACTAAGATTACAACGCTTATTTGTATCGCAAGAAGGGTCCGCTAACATGAGAtggtattttatataattatttactaatttattgcttattttgtataatttgattcaatttaaatTAAGTTAGAACCAAAAAGAATAATGTATGATTTgaataaagaaaaattcaatatatatatatatatatatatatatatatatatatatataatattttctGATGCAAAGAAGGTGTCGGAAGCTAATACCTTTTCCTGGTGCTCGTTGGGAAGCGTCAGGGTAAATATTTCCTACGTTACATCGAAAAATACCTTTTTTCGACATCTGTAGAGggaattaaattaatatatattaaattaattaattaattatagtaattaattaattatttaattaaatcatatttaattaatatttcatttaaatcatatttaaatgaatatctctcgcataacctatagttttaatttaattaatttaattaaatcaaatttaactaaacgaaattaaactaaactattaattaattctccaattaattaatttctaaattaaatatcttatatttaatttaatccaaaatttgaatcatattcaaatataaaattctctcataacctatagttttaatatgtatcacatacacattaaattttaacctatagttttaatatgaatctaattcacattaaactaatatttgaactcatttaaatattttattctattgtaatttaattttgaatcatatccaaaattaaatttatataataaagtctaattaaaatataaactttatattataatgtatcaatatacattatattaattcccaaagtaaatttaaacattttgaattacaaccaatataaataaatctcattactctttatgagctaggaaggggacctaatggatctgcagatcagaagctacaacgatatgagattaattagctaaactcattaaccacattaatcaatattcgttaactctGTGTACACTCTAATAAAGACTTACAGTTAAACTCTtttcactgtagatatatttctgtgtccacggatatagaccaataccagtaagttagtccttcacaagtgttcgtaacaccagctgggtcaaattatcgttttacccctgggttacttctagtccttaaataccaatgctcatctaatgaacaacctgtttatggtccaaccactaaacaaaaacccCTCTCATGCCATAGAAAGgatagggccctttgttcaagtcttggagacaccatttaagggaacacatATCTACTTGCCCTAAaagtgggaaggagtgaatttcatcttgtgtgattatgttcccagctccccactcggtcttgttcccaaaatgataagcatattgagtcgacaatttggccactctcacccgtacaaattaaaggacaatccctcgcaaacatgagttcataatacactcaggattaagactaagtcacctaggtcatcctaatgaaatagaaatccaactagttaacggagttacatctagtgattattattttgtggtctagtcttatgcaaagtcattgcataggataccctcactcacatgtcgcatacatgaacgcattggatcaatgtgtttgtatcaaatacaaagtgggtcgtatccatagtgtcaggataaggtacccaaccttaatcCTATACTAttgaccctttaagctgatcttgaacattgttCCCCgcatgtctctacatactgttcaagactcatcaaaaaacttaggatgttagtttattagatttacattattaagacaaaactaataatataatcaataacacttattgaaattataataataaaacactttattaatgacgatcaattgattatatttactatctacgagttttaggacataaaatccaacatgAAGATCGTGTTTTCCCAACAATTTATTAATGTCAGCCATAGAGACGTCAAGATTTGTACATTCGCGACATCGGGCTGGTTGCACGTTGTAAATAGTTCTTTTGATGCATTTCTCTTGACACTCATCTCGACATTGCTTTGTACGTCGGAAAAGCCTTCCTTAACGCATTTCCAATTTACGCTGATGCATAGCTACGTCGGGAGTTCCTCGACTTGTTGTAGTGTACTTAAATGCACACTCTGTAAAGTAGAAGAACATAACAGACGTACTTGTCCTTAACGTAATTATTCTTCTTCAAGACACTGATGTGTATAgtttaggttttttttatttaaaatgtacTACTTCTATGAAATTGTTTAATTTCATTGTTTGATGTATATCTTACGATTTGATGTATACTTTCGTTTTTGTGGATTGATGTGTAAATTTTACCACTTAAATTCATATTATTGTTATATAATTTTATGCTTTCGAAATTTTGTTTCACAAATTGGACAATGGAACATATGTGTTATTAATGTTATTACTACAATACATATGTGTTGAACTACTCTTAATTAGGTTATTTGCACAATGGAACCTGGTCCGATTGATCCTACCTAGCTATATTTATAGTCGTCCCATCACTCACAATCTGTATGGGATACCTCCTCCACAATTGTTTTGAGTTGTCGAAGGATAGAGGCAGCATCTTAGTGCACGATCCCCTTTGATCAGCGTATTGTGCCATATTTTAAGGCTGCTGGATTTCTAGGGTTTTCAGGTAGGATTAATGTCGTTGGATTGGCACTTGATTACTGCTTTGGTCAAGTGTTGGAGACCGGAGACCCACACATTTCATATGCCTTATGGGGAATGCACTATAACACTACAGGATGTTGCAGTCTAGTTGGGGTTACCAGTGGATGGTGAGCCTTTGGTAGGATCGTTGAGATATAACTGGAAGGTACTCTACGAAGATCCTTCGGAGTTTTACTGCCTGACATGAAAGGTCAATGGTTGATGGAACAGTTTACAAAGTTGCCATCGAATAATGATGTTGTGAGCACTTAGAGATACGCTCTTACGTACATGTTGCAGCTAATTGGCAGATTTCTGTTTGCCGACAAGTCAAACATCCTAGTCCATTGTATGTTTCTTCCACTTGTAATCGATTTCGACCAAGCTGATACGTATGCTTGAGGCGCTGCCTGCCTCGCATGGTTGTATAGGGAACTGTGTCGAGTGAGTAATGCACAGTCTCTAGAGATTGCTAGCCCATTAATGTTGCTACAAGTATGAACATACGACATATTTCCTATTGTGGCGCCATAAAGACCAATGTAGGCTTCAGTTGGTCGACCTTTGAGTTTCAGGTATTATTTCAGtgtatattgttttttttaataaaatttgcactatttataatttattaataatttctTTCACAAATTAGATGAAGCGGTGTTCTACCTTCATCTGAATAGTCAGCAAATATGTTGCTGACCTACCGAATGATATTTGATCGGTTGatactgtaacgacccaactccttatactaaacCGAAGttattactaatttaaaagataaataaagtttgtaaaatttaaaatagaaaaataaaacaaaacctcgaatttctcattaaaatataaataaatgtatttagaaataagtcaaaaaataaaatcctaactcgggccctatctaattttaaaggagtaaaataacaaataaagaataaaataaaaatgcaaatactaaaatccgaactatgacataaagcggaagcaaacgtatccctatggcttgccacggtcacttctggccATTCGCTAGCTTGCCTTTactcttacctctgcctctgcctgaaaaaatagaaatggaaagagtgagtataaaaacactcagtaagggacctgctactagtctcgctaggtgcctgttaactttctattagagtcctgaagagTAGTACCCCTGAACtagcacgttcccgaacacgtgcaatctatgatcccgtaggaacaagctggtctttggtgaacccaagggaGCACCTAAGACGATC
Encoded proteins:
- the LOC127149710 gene encoding uncharacterized protein LOC127149710; translated protein: MSSEKGSARGRTNSTSSKGNCPSSSSNSVPSPMSADQYAMDLGFTTVTRSRSRSSDIRIGSPTESSTPPRPSANLIRPSGRVVQMRPHASPSSNRESSTPPTTYSQAVTPNKRCLAMVVRITGTMPQVRPRKHPNAEASNAAREAAMGRNVEEQLLDRLAQRLILGIWSTQSDPEKKYGIERLKALGATTFAGTTNPADAEAWLTLIEKCFRVTRCPEDRKVELAAFLLQNGAEDWWRMEESRRRTTGDISWNEFKKAFFDKFYPRSFRDAKRNEFLRLTKGLMTIAEYEKNYTELSMYATRVIEDEVERCKRFEEGLREEIRTPVTACADWNDFSKLVEAALRVEKSLNERKQERETSKNVCTFSSSMHRNRQGKERSGRFVPGVSSRENFKSQYSGSSFSKSGSSRGAQRSSGSSHPISSTGGSHIARSDRVVSESSKSSVCYNCGQPGHYRRDCPHLIPGGNTILKTTSQTVSQQPRITRTSGEGSSGGKQKGPVGCSRQEGKVFAMTQQEAADAPNVVTGTLSIFNKSAHVLMDPGATHSFVSIMFTVGIDKELESLTEELLISTPVGDSFIVNSVYQKCSILIDGETLEVDLIPLNIQEFDVILGMDFLSNHYASLNCHQKEIVFKRPGMSEILFRGDRKILLTCVISALKANKLLTKGCTVYLVNVIDTHVSKLKLEDILVVREFPDVFPEELSGLPPDREIEFSIDLVPGTTPISQAPYRMAPMELRELKSQLQELVDKGFIRPSVSSWGAPVLFVKKKDGTLKLCIDYRQLNKVTIRNKYSLPRIDDLFDQLRGASVFSKIDLRSGYHQLKVKESDISKTAFRTRYGHYEFLVMPFGLTNAPTAFMDLMNRRINVVGLALDYCFGQVLETGDPHISYALWGMHYNTTGCCSLVGVTSGW